Proteins encoded within one genomic window of Borreliella afzelii:
- a CDS encoding chromosome replication/partitioning protein: MLVKINKRNLEEKDNEQLEYYEKLKNKLVNNFKKEIFHKIEVIKILKEIKDNEYYKLDGYTSFNSFAKNYRIARTQVYDYIRIANAMEEGLLEEAFIIENGLTMSLLSLREKESPTFKKSKQNPIKPLRFQLKSKESYDFYKSNAKFTGFLLDELFESQRDLVNKLLKRYKQLKG; encoded by the coding sequence ATGTTAGTAAAAATAAACAAAAGAAATTTAGAAGAAAAGGACAATGAGCAATTAGAATATTATGAAAAATTAAAGAATAAATTAGTAAATAATTTTAAAAAAGAAATTTTTCATAAAATAGAAGTTATTAAAATTTTAAAAGAGATAAAAGATAATGAATATTACAAGTTGGATGGATATACAAGTTTTAATTCTTTTGCAAAAAATTATAGAATAGCAAGAACTCAAGTGTATGACTATATTAGAATAGCCAATGCTATGGAAGAGGGGCTTTTAGAAGAGGCATTTATTATAGAAAATGGACTTACTATGTCTTTATTATCATTAAGAGAGAAAGAAAGTCCAACATTTAAAAAATCTAAGCAAAACCCAATAAAACCTTTAAGATTCCAACTTAAAAGTAAAGAAAGTTACGATTTTTATAAAAGTAATGCTAAATTTACAGGGTTTTTATTAGATGAACTTTTTGAAAGTCAAAGAGATTTAGTTAATAAACTTTTAAAAAGATATAAACAATTAAAAGG